A region of Subdoligranulum variabile DNA encodes the following proteins:
- a CDS encoding TIGR04086 family membrane protein produces the protein MFKKRNSISSKNGIHPKRQTANSRSPVDRLLSAAVFSFLCGATVLLLALCAFAFLLAHTPVPLALVRPFACIATALGVALSGLLFAQKVGRRFLLCGLVCGFFYAGCQLLAAYILQGATFLQNGSIMLSVVVLMSGLFGGAFAAAKAVR, from the coding sequence ATGTTCAAAAAAAGAAATAGCATTTCTTCCAAGAATGGCATTCATCCGAAAAGACAAACGGCAAATTCCCGAAGTCCGGTCGATCGACTGCTCAGTGCTGCCGTCTTTTCTTTTCTATGTGGCGCAACTGTTCTGCTCTTGGCCCTGTGCGCCTTTGCCTTTCTTTTGGCACACACACCGGTCCCGCTGGCACTGGTCCGCCCCTTTGCCTGTATTGCCACCGCGCTGGGGGTTGCCTTGTCCGGATTGCTGTTTGCTCAAAAGGTGGGGCGGCGCTTCCTTCTGTGCGGACTTGTCTGCGGTTTCTTCTATGCGGGTTGTCAACTTCTCGCCGCATATATTCTTCAGGGAGCGACTTTTCTTCAAAACGGAAGCATTATGCTGAGCGTCGTCGTGTTGATGAGCGGTTTGTTCGGCGGCGCCTTTGCCGCAGCAAAGGCGGTGCGCTGA
- a CDS encoding stage II sporulation protein M produces the protein MRAASCRPRPGKRVRERVCLPCAQPSVPRLNKKPFSGISFLYSVAFLLGYFPGIFYGRLGNGDIGAQLAEYYLEPLHFSVWSDTFFNQISAAFLQLLFIVFCGFSAFGVGLLALFFLIKGAFLGLCAVNVLALGGSRGLVFYWLCVCLPSLLQLLVLLWLAGYAARLSICLFQNAFCGGAPRGQLEASRRRFLVRCGTSLLFFFLFCILCSGLISGAVRLLVG, from the coding sequence ATGCGCGCCGCTTCCTGTCGGCCTCGCCCCGGCAAACGCGTGCGTGAGCGTGTATGCCTTCCATGCGCTCAACCTTCCGTACCAAGATTGAACAAAAAGCCTTTTTCTGGCATTTCTTTTTTATATAGCGTTGCCTTTCTGCTGGGATATTTTCCCGGCATTTTCTATGGACGATTGGGTAATGGAGACATTGGGGCTCAGCTCGCCGAATATTATCTGGAACCGCTTCACTTTTCTGTCTGGTCGGATACTTTCTTCAATCAAATATCCGCCGCTTTTTTGCAACTGCTTTTCATCGTGTTTTGTGGCTTTTCAGCCTTCGGTGTGGGGCTTCTTGCGCTCTTCTTTCTGATCAAAGGCGCATTTTTGGGGCTTTGCGCCGTAAACGTTCTCGCGTTGGGCGGCAGCAGGGGATTGGTGTTTTATTGGCTCTGCGTTTGTCTTCCCAGCCTTTTGCAGCTGTTGGTCCTGCTCTGGCTCGCCGGTTATGCCGCGCGACTCAGCATCTGTCTCTTTCAAAACGCTTTCTGTGGCGGAGCCCCTCGCGGTCAACTGGAAGCTTCCAGGCGACGCTTTCTCGTCCGCTGCGGCACTTCGCTTCTATTTTTCTTTCTTTTCTGCATCCTCTGCAGCGGACTGATCTCCGGCGCCGTCCGCCTTCTGGTCGGCTGA
- a CDS encoding substrate-binding domain-containing protein, with amino-acid sequence MRKALALSMAAAMALSLAACGGSTSSTATESTATGTSEAAASETSTADAGTVANKDKPLVWFNRQPSNSSTGELDMAALSFNENTYYVGFDANQGAELQGQMVKDYIEKNIDTIDRNGDGIIGYVLAIGDIGHNDSIARTRGVRAALGTGVEADGAINSDPVGTNTDGSATVVQDGSIEVNGKTYVIRELASQEMKNSAGATWDAATAGNAIGTWSASFGDSIDVVVSNNDGMGMSMFNAWSKANEVPTFGYDANADAVAAIAEGYGGTISQHADVQAYLTLRVIRNALDGVDIDTGIGTPDDVGNVLSDDVYVYNADERSYYALNVAVTAENYQDFTDSTKVYEPVSTQLDATAHPTKSVWLDIYNAADNFLSATYQPLLQNYDDLLNLNVEYIGGDGQTEANITNRLSNPSQYDAFAINMVKTDNAASYTALLSQ; translated from the coding sequence ATGAGAAAAGCACTTGCATTGAGCATGGCGGCTGCGATGGCTTTGAGCCTGGCTGCCTGCGGCGGTTCTACCAGTTCCACCGCGACCGAAAGCACTGCTACCGGCACCTCCGAAGCCGCTGCATCCGAGACCTCTACCGCGGACGCCGGCACGGTTGCCAACAAGGATAAGCCCCTGGTATGGTTCAACCGTCAGCCCTCCAATAGCTCCACTGGTGAGCTGGACATGGCTGCGCTGAGCTTCAACGAGAACACTTACTACGTCGGTTTCGACGCCAACCAGGGTGCTGAGCTGCAGGGCCAGATGGTCAAAGATTACATCGAAAAGAACATCGATACCATCGACCGCAACGGCGACGGCATCATCGGTTACGTTCTGGCCATCGGCGACATCGGCCACAATGACTCCATCGCCCGTACCCGTGGCGTCCGCGCTGCACTGGGTACTGGTGTCGAGGCTGACGGTGCGATCAACAGCGATCCTGTCGGCACCAACACTGATGGTTCTGCTACGGTGGTCCAGGATGGTTCCATCGAAGTCAACGGCAAGACCTATGTCATCCGTGAGCTGGCTTCTCAGGAAATGAAGAACTCCGCAGGCGCCACTTGGGATGCTGCCACCGCTGGTAACGCCATTGGCACCTGGTCCGCTTCTTTCGGCGATTCCATCGACGTGGTTGTCTCCAACAACGACGGCATGGGCATGTCTATGTTCAATGCTTGGTCCAAGGCCAATGAAGTTCCCACCTTCGGTTACGACGCCAATGCTGACGCCGTTGCCGCTATTGCAGAAGGCTACGGCGGAACCATCAGCCAGCACGCTGACGTTCAGGCTTATCTGACCCTCCGTGTGATCCGTAACGCCCTCGACGGTGTTGACATCGATACCGGTATCGGTACCCCCGATGACGTCGGCAACGTCCTGAGCGACGATGTCTACGTTTACAACGCTGACGAGCGCTCCTACTACGCTCTGAACGTTGCCGTCACCGCTGAGAACTATCAGGACTTCACCGACTCCACCAAGGTCTATGAGCCCGTTTCCACTCAGCTCGACGCTACCGCTCATCCCACCAAGAGTGTCTGGCTCGACATTTACAATGCTGCCGATAACTTCCTGAGCGCTACTTACCAGCCGCTGCTGCAGAACTACGACGATCTGCTGAACCTGAACGTTGAGTACATCGGCGGCGACGGCCAGACTGAGGCCAACATCACCAACCGTCTGAGCAATCCCAGCCAGTACGACGCCTTCGCCATCAACATGGTTAAGACCGACAACGCGGCTTCCTACACTGCTCTGCTGAGCCAGTAA
- the queA gene encoding tRNA preQ1(34) S-adenosylmethionine ribosyltransferase-isomerase QueA produces the protein MLKKDFWYDLPKELIAQEPAEPRDAARLMVLNRKNDTIEHAIFHDLPKYLEKGDLLVVNNSKVLPARLLGTKVPTGAVCELLLLRQVKGDTWECLARPGKRMQPGTKVTFGDGTLTAVVDETMPDGNKFVTFTYDTETLYEKLDEFGKMPLPPYITKQLEDQSQYQTVYAKELGSAAAPTAGLHFTPELLDTIRANGVNIAEVTLHVGLGTFRPVNEEEIEDHQMHSEWYSVSEDTANAINATRASGHRVIAVGTTSCRTLEAVWAKYGKIVPCSGNTDIFIYPGIDLHAIDGMITNFHLPESTLIMLISAFYGYEKTMAAYKVAVEEKYRFFSFGDAMLIL, from the coding sequence ATGCTGAAAAAAGATTTTTGGTATGACCTGCCCAAAGAACTGATTGCTCAGGAACCGGCAGAGCCTCGTGATGCTGCGCGCCTGATGGTCCTGAATCGCAAAAACGATACCATCGAGCACGCGATTTTTCACGATTTGCCTAAGTATTTGGAGAAAGGCGATCTTCTGGTCGTAAACAATTCCAAGGTCCTGCCCGCCCGCCTTTTGGGCACCAAAGTTCCCACCGGTGCTGTATGTGAGTTGTTGCTTCTGCGTCAGGTAAAAGGGGACACCTGGGAGTGCCTGGCCCGTCCTGGCAAACGCATGCAGCCGGGCACCAAGGTTACTTTCGGCGACGGCACTCTGACGGCGGTGGTGGATGAGACCATGCCGGACGGCAACAAGTTTGTGACCTTCACCTACGACACCGAAACACTCTACGAGAAACTGGATGAGTTCGGCAAGATGCCCTTACCTCCCTATATCACCAAACAGCTCGAGGATCAGAGTCAGTATCAGACAGTGTACGCCAAGGAACTCGGCAGCGCAGCGGCCCCTACCGCCGGCCTGCACTTTACGCCGGAACTGCTGGACACCATCCGTGCAAACGGTGTAAATATTGCAGAGGTGACACTGCACGTAGGCCTGGGCACCTTCCGGCCGGTCAACGAAGAAGAAATCGAAGACCACCAGATGCATAGCGAGTGGTATTCCGTCAGTGAGGACACTGCCAACGCTATCAACGCCACTCGCGCGTCAGGGCATCGCGTCATTGCGGTTGGCACCACCAGCTGCCGTACGCTGGAAGCTGTGTGGGCCAAATACGGAAAGATCGTACCTTGCAGTGGTAATACCGATATTTTCATTTATCCCGGTATCGATTTGCACGCCATCGACGGCATGATTACCAACTTCCATTTGCCGGAGAGCACCTTGATTATGCTGATTTCTGCCTTCTACGGATATGAAAAGACCATGGCCGCCTACAAAGTGGCCGTAGAGGAGAAATACCGGTTCTTCAGCTTCGGCGACGCCATGCTGATCCTGTAA
- the tgt gene encoding tRNA guanosine(34) transglycosylase Tgt produces the protein MPYRLIKQEGAARRGEFVTVHGTVQTPAFQNVATAAAIKGGLSALDLKEIRAQVMLCNTYHLHLRPGDQIVADMGGLHKFTRWDGPILTDSGGFQVFSLAKLRQITEEGVTFNSHLDGHRIFMGPEQSMQIQANLGSTIAMAFDECVENPATYEYAKNSCARTARWLLRCKAEMARLKHEEKAVNPDQLLFGINQGCTFKDLRVEHMKQIAEYDLDGYAIGGLAVGEPAEVMYDIISAVEPYAPKDKIRYLMGVGTPGNIIEGVYRGVDLFDCVMPSRNARHGHLFTWNGIINIKNLKYERDESPIDPHCDCPVCRNFSRAYIRHLQKADEMLGMRLAVMHNLYFYNHLMERIREALDNGTFQQFHDTYVHRLDTRI, from the coding sequence ATGCCTTACCGCCTCATCAAACAGGAAGGTGCTGCACGCCGCGGTGAATTTGTCACCGTGCACGGCACCGTACAGACCCCCGCGTTTCAGAACGTCGCCACCGCAGCCGCCATCAAGGGCGGCCTCTCGGCGCTGGATCTGAAAGAGATTCGTGCACAGGTCATGCTTTGCAACACATACCATCTGCATCTGCGTCCCGGCGATCAGATTGTCGCCGACATGGGCGGACTTCACAAGTTTACCCGTTGGGACGGTCCTATCCTAACTGACAGCGGTGGATTCCAGGTTTTCAGTCTGGCTAAACTCCGCCAGATCACAGAGGAAGGCGTAACCTTCAATTCTCATCTGGATGGGCATCGTATTTTTATGGGGCCTGAACAGAGCATGCAGATTCAGGCCAACCTGGGTTCTACCATTGCCATGGCTTTTGATGAATGTGTGGAGAATCCTGCCACCTACGAATATGCAAAAAACAGCTGTGCCCGTACGGCTCGATGGCTGCTTCGCTGCAAGGCCGAGATGGCCCGCCTCAAGCACGAAGAAAAGGCCGTCAACCCGGACCAGTTGCTGTTCGGCATCAATCAGGGGTGCACCTTTAAAGATCTCCGCGTTGAGCACATGAAACAGATTGCCGAGTACGACCTGGACGGCTACGCCATCGGCGGGTTGGCAGTGGGGGAGCCTGCGGAGGTTATGTACGACATTATTTCTGCCGTAGAACCGTATGCTCCCAAAGACAAGATTCGGTATCTGATGGGCGTCGGCACCCCGGGCAATATCATTGAAGGCGTCTATCGCGGTGTCGACCTTTTCGACTGTGTTATGCCCAGCCGCAATGCACGTCACGGCCATCTGTTCACCTGGAACGGCATTATCAATATCAAAAATCTCAAATATGAGCGTGACGAATCTCCTATCGATCCGCATTGTGATTGCCCGGTCTGCCGTAACTTTTCCCGCGCCTATATTCGTCACCTGCAGAAGGCCGATGAGATGCTCGGCATGCGTCTGGCTGTTATGCACAATCTTTATTTCTATAACCATCTGATGGAACGCATCCGGGAAGCGCTGGACAATGGTACCTTCCAGCAATTCCATGATACGTATGTTCACCGACTGGATACGCGCATTTGA
- the yajC gene encoding preprotein translocase subunit YajC — MIQFLSQEATTGDMIVSLLPMVLILVFMFLIIYVPQKRQDKKDTAMRNSIEIGDKVTTIGGIVGIVFAISDKDDTLVVETGSDRTKIRFRRSAISSVEKLDVGGDSKNSAAKK, encoded by the coding sequence ATGATCCAGTTTTTGTCTCAGGAAGCCACCACCGGCGATATGATTGTCAGCTTGCTGCCGATGGTTCTGATCCTCGTCTTCATGTTCCTGATTATCTATGTGCCGCAGAAGCGTCAGGACAAGAAAGATACCGCCATGCGAAACTCCATCGAAATCGGTGATAAGGTCACTACGATCGGTGGTATTGTCGGCATCGTGTTCGCAATCAGCGACAAGGACGACACACTGGTTGTGGAAACCGGCAGTGACCGCACTAAGATCCGTTTCCGTCGTTCTGCAATTTCCTCGGTGGAAAAGCTGGATGTCGGCGGCGATTCCAAAAACAGTGCAGCCAAAAAGTAA
- a CDS encoding tyrosine recombinase XerC encodes MSSYIDTVHPERHTPYLDIPDDVIEYLHYLDFVKLRSPRTVNGYYLDLRGFFRYMMIQWGRADATAKPEEIDLTKIDSKDIAGIGKRDIFGYLDYARSANNGSKARARKLSALKGFFGYMCTQVNKITQDPTENVSLGAPKKTLPKYLTESESLELLNNIQSDFYERDFCIITLFLNCGMRLAELVSIDLGDFRDDTIRITGKGGKERLVYLNDACKQALERYAKVRGGLVNLSDKDALFVSKRTGKRLTARRVEQIVARCLQSAGLSGRGFSPHKLRHTAATLMYQGGVDMLALKEILGHENVSTTQIYTHINQQQLREAVQASPLARQRFIEPKSADQKADGAGDQSAAEDAEKKEK; translated from the coding sequence GTGAGCAGTTATATAGATACGGTACACCCGGAACGCCATACGCCTTATCTGGATATTCCCGACGATGTGATTGAATACCTGCATTATTTGGATTTTGTGAAACTGCGGTCTCCCAGGACAGTCAACGGGTATTATCTTGATTTGCGGGGGTTCTTCCGCTATATGATGATTCAGTGGGGTCGCGCGGATGCTACGGCGAAGCCGGAAGAAATCGATCTGACAAAGATCGATTCTAAAGATATCGCCGGAATTGGCAAACGTGACATTTTTGGCTATCTGGACTACGCACGCAGTGCAAACAACGGTTCTAAAGCGCGCGCACGCAAGCTCAGCGCTTTAAAAGGCTTTTTCGGGTATATGTGCACGCAAGTCAATAAGATTACACAAGATCCAACGGAAAATGTGAGTTTGGGAGCGCCTAAAAAGACGCTTCCCAAATATCTTACGGAATCCGAAAGTCTCGAATTGTTAAATAATATACAAAGCGACTTTTACGAACGAGATTTTTGCATCATTACGCTATTTTTGAATTGCGGGATGCGTCTGGCTGAATTGGTAAGCATTGATTTGGGAGATTTTCGTGACGACACAATCCGTATCACGGGAAAAGGCGGCAAAGAGCGGCTGGTATATTTGAATGATGCTTGTAAGCAGGCGCTGGAGCGCTACGCCAAAGTCCGCGGAGGGCTTGTCAATCTTTCAGACAAAGACGCACTGTTTGTTTCCAAGCGAACCGGAAAAAGGCTTACCGCACGCCGTGTGGAACAGATTGTGGCGAGGTGCCTGCAAAGTGCAGGTTTGAGCGGGCGTGGGTTTTCGCCGCATAAATTGCGACACACTGCCGCCACACTCATGTACCAGGGTGGCGTTGATATGCTGGCGTTGAAGGAAATCCTTGGACACGAGAATGTATCAACAACCCAGATCTATACGCACATCAATCAGCAGCAACTGCGGGAGGCCGTGCAGGCGTCTCCCCTCGCCCGCCAGCGGTTCATTGAGCCGAAGTCAGCCGACCAGAAGGCGGACGGCGCCGGAGATCAGTCCGCTGCAGAGGATGCAGAAAAGAAAGAAAAATAG
- the asd gene encoding aspartate-semialdehyde dehydrogenase, with amino-acid sequence MKQYNVGVIGATGMVGQRFVTLLENHPWFRLKAVAASARSAGKTYEEAVGGRWLMQTPMPECAKKLVVLDASHVEEVASQVDFVFCAVNMKKDEIKALEEAYAKAECPVVSNNSAHRFTPDVPMVVPEINADHIEIIPAQRKRLGTKRGFIAVKSNCSLQSYVPALHPLRGYGITDVLVCTYQAISGAGKTFETFPDILDNVIPYIGGEEEKSEQEPLKLWGKIEGDRIVSADSPRFTAQCLRVPVSDGHMGAVFVRFSNKPTQEEILKAWKEFHGPAQDLNLPSAPKQFLHYFEENDRPQPKLDRMLENGMAVSVGRLRPDNQYDYKFVCLSHNTLRGAAGGGVLLAELLAAKGYFD; translated from the coding sequence ATGAAACAGTATAATGTGGGCGTCATCGGCGCCACCGGCATGGTCGGTCAGCGGTTCGTGACGCTGCTGGAAAATCACCCCTGGTTCCGCCTGAAAGCAGTGGCCGCCAGTGCGCGCAGCGCCGGCAAAACCTACGAGGAAGCAGTGGGCGGCCGATGGCTGATGCAGACGCCGATGCCGGAATGTGCCAAGAAACTGGTGGTGCTGGACGCCTCCCATGTGGAAGAGGTCGCTTCGCAGGTTGACTTCGTATTCTGCGCAGTCAACATGAAAAAGGATGAAATCAAAGCCCTGGAAGAAGCCTACGCGAAGGCGGAATGCCCGGTAGTTTCCAACAACAGTGCCCATCGCTTCACGCCGGATGTGCCGATGGTGGTGCCGGAAATTAATGCTGATCATATCGAAATTATTCCCGCTCAGCGCAAGCGGCTGGGCACAAAGCGTGGTTTCATTGCGGTCAAGTCCAACTGCAGCCTGCAGAGCTATGTGCCGGCCCTGCATCCGCTGCGTGGTTATGGTATTACCGACGTGCTGGTATGTACCTATCAGGCAATCTCCGGTGCAGGCAAGACATTTGAAACGTTCCCGGACATTCTCGACAACGTAATCCCCTATATCGGCGGTGAGGAAGAAAAGAGCGAACAGGAGCCGCTGAAGTTGTGGGGTAAGATCGAAGGAGACCGGATTGTTTCGGCAGATTCTCCCCGGTTTACGGCCCAGTGCCTGCGTGTACCGGTGTCTGACGGCCATATGGGAGCAGTCTTTGTACGGTTTTCCAATAAGCCCACGCAGGAAGAAATCCTCAAGGCGTGGAAGGAATTTCACGGCCCGGCACAGGATCTCAATCTCCCCAGCGCACCGAAACAGTTCCTGCATTATTTCGAGGAAAACGACCGTCCGCAACCGAAACTGGACCGTATGCTGGAAAACGGCATGGCGGTAAGTGTCGGACGTCTGCGCCCGGATAACCAGTACGATTACAAGTTCGTCTGCCTGTCCCACAATACGCTGCGCGGCGCCGCCGGTGGCGGTGTGCTGCTGGCAGAATTGCTGGCAGCCAAAGGCTACTTTGATTGA